One Theropithecus gelada isolate Dixy chromosome 3, Tgel_1.0, whole genome shotgun sequence genomic window carries:
- the BCAP29 gene encoding B-cell receptor-associated protein 29 isoform X1: MTLQWAAVATFLYAEIGLILIFCLPFIPPQRWQKIFSFNVWGKIATFWNKAFLTIIILLIVLFLDAVREVRKYSSVHTIERSSTSRPDAYEHTQMKLFRSQRNLYISGFSLFFWLVLRRLVTLITQLAKELSNKGVLKTQAENTNKAAKKFMEENEKLKRILKSHGKDEECVLEAENKKLVQDQEKLKTELRKTSDALSKAQNDVMEMKMQSERLSKEYDQLLKEHSELQDRLERGNKKRL, encoded by the exons atgacactccAGTGGGCGGCAGTGGCAACCTTTCTTTATGCCGAAATAGGACTCATTTTAATCTTCTGCCTACCTTTTATTCCTCCTCAGAG ATGGCAGaagattttttcatttaatgtctGGGGTAAAATTGCAACTTTTTGGAATAAGGCTTTCCTTACCATTATCATCCTATTGATTGTTCTATTTCTAG ATGCTGtgagagaagtgaggaaataTTCCTCAGTTCACACCATTGAGAGGAGCTCCACCAGCAGACCTGATGCCTATGAACACACACAGATGAAACTTTTTAGGTCTCAAAGAAATCTTTACATTTCTggattttcactatttttttggct agtgtTGAGACGTCTGGTTACGCTTATTACTCAACTGGCGAAAGAACTGTCAAACAAAGGTGTACTTAAAACTCAAGCAGAAAATACTAACAAGGCTGCCAAAAAatttatggaagaaaatgaaaaactaaaacgg ATTTTGAAAAGCCATGGTAAAGATGAAGAATGTGTTttggaagcagaaaataaaaaactagtaCAAGACCAGGAGAAACTGAAAACTGAATTAAGGAAGACTTCAGATG CCCTTTCTAAGGCACAAAATGATGTGATGGAAATGAAGATGCAGTCAGAGAGACTTTCGAAAGAATATGATCAACTCCTGAAAGAACACTCTGAACTTCAG
- the BCAP29 gene encoding B-cell receptor-associated protein 29 isoform X2 has protein sequence MKLFRSQRNLYISGFSLFFWLVLRRLVTLITQLAKELSNKGVLKTQAENTNKAAKKFMEENEKLKRILKSHGKDEECVLEAENKKLVQDQEKLKTELRKTSDALSKAQNDVMEMKMQSERLSKEYDQLLKEHSELQDRLERGNKKRL, from the exons ATGAAACTTTTTAGGTCTCAAAGAAATCTTTACATTTCTggattttcactatttttttggct agtgtTGAGACGTCTGGTTACGCTTATTACTCAACTGGCGAAAGAACTGTCAAACAAAGGTGTACTTAAAACTCAAGCAGAAAATACTAACAAGGCTGCCAAAAAatttatggaagaaaatgaaaaactaaaacgg ATTTTGAAAAGCCATGGTAAAGATGAAGAATGTGTTttggaagcagaaaataaaaaactagtaCAAGACCAGGAGAAACTGAAAACTGAATTAAGGAAGACTTCAGATG CCCTTTCTAAGGCACAAAATGATGTGATGGAAATGAAGATGCAGTCAGAGAGACTTTCGAAAGAATATGATCAACTCCTGAAAGAACACTCTGAACTTCAG